The genomic DNA CATTAATTACAAATATCATTGTTGCAGCAATAAAACATACCTCTATGTAATGTAACACCTCTCTGAAAATTGAGCGCTGTTTCCGCCGGTCGTTCTTGGCTCGGTGCTTGTTGCTATCTGTGGCTAAACTCTTTAGACATTGAGACAGACCTTCATTGTCCTCCACCTCAAACTCCTACACACACAAGTGACATTATTGTAGAATGTTATTACCGAATTATGACAATAAAACCAGAAACAAACTTAAACCATAGATATGAGTATAATGGTAAAATCAGCATGCACAGCATTTGTTTATGTGTCTGCTCCcttaggggtgtgtgtgtgtgtgtgtgtgtgtgtgtgtgtgtgtgtgtgtgtgtNNNNNNNNNNgtgtgtgtgtgtgtgtgtgtgtgtgtgtgtgtgtgtgtgtgtgtgtgtacctcgtCTATATCTCGTCCAAGCTCCACCAGCAGGGCGATGGTCTCTCCCACTGCTATCCTGTAGTTGACGTCACTGCTCTGCAGACACGCCTGCAGTTTAGGGAGGTGACTACAGGGCGGGCGGCAGAGGGAGAGAACCACTGTTGGTTACACTATTAGTCATCGTTAATTACTTTTTGCTCTGGCAACATGATCATCTAAATGAAGCTGAACAGAACTAAACGGAAGGATAACAATACTTTTTGTTCCACAATGATGcatccatttgttttttattatgagCACAGTTTGTTTCACTCACAGGTCAAGAAGCACAGTCAGTCTAGATGTAGGACACAGGGTGACCAGCAGTGACCAGGCCTGCAGGGCGGCGCTGTGGAGGCCTGGACTGCCAGGTTTGGGTGTGGGCAGCGTTCCGTCTCTGTTGGGGTAGGAAGACATGAACACGCTCTCCAGAAGCGCTAACGACTTGATTAAGTCCTGGGGGAGGATTAAGTGTGGGGGggttgagggggaaaaaaaagggagagaaaatgtAATGTGGAATAAGAAAGACATACAGCTATTGTTAAGCTGTTGCCATATTATGCTTTATTATCCCTGATACTAATAGATAATACAGCCTTGGACCAAGAGCCACATTTGATTAGATTGTATCTGGCTTTTGTTGTTTGATATATTTTGGTTTATACATTAGAGGTGTTGAGGTCAAACAGTCAAGTATTTTTTTGTGGTGCCAATATTTCCCCATACCAACCTAGCAAGAATTATAAGTTTCAGACTTTGACAGCAAGTTGTTCTTACCTCTCCTTCTTCAGCGGTTGAGACATAACAGCACAGCCCCAAAGCTCTGGCACACTGATGGGGACAAATGCAATAAATTCAAATAACCAGACAGAAGGAAGCTGTAATTCCCCTAttgcaaacattaaaaaaaacagaacaccgCTGCAATAGAGTTGCTACCATGatcctaatgcaattttatttttaaataaccttGTCAACCCTTAAGCTGTTATTCTGTCCTGGTTTATTAATATTctgtgcttaaaaaaaactctacaGTGATAAATAACCTGGTTTATATATGGTCTATAAGCttgcaacaaaaaagaaaaattactaTATATAGAGTCCAAAAAGTCTTCTGTTAATGGCACTGGCTAGTGTTCCAAAGTTGACACAGTGGGCAGAAAATAGCAGTTAATATTGCCATTTAAAATATCTCAGCTACAAACTTGACAGGCTGGGTGAATCTCCTCAGAGGATAGTCCACCttgaaacatctctgagcatCTAGGATTCAGAAGTTGAACTCTTGGATGAATCAGATGTTTTTggatgtgttgttgttgctctgAAACCTTTCTTGTCATGTTGCCAACTGAGTTTTAAGCTGCAGTCCATGTGACTTTTTTGGAggtttatactgtatgtgactaCTCACACTCTGGCGGGCTGCTATGCTGGCACTGTTGTCAGTCAGAATGGCGGTGAAGATGGGGCGAAGCAACTTGAAGCCCTCCTCTGCCTCGTCTCCACCCCCCAGCTGGATACAGAGCAGGGTGAAGACTGTGGCCGCTGCTGCCTGCTCCTCCACACCGCCTGGAGGGACaatacagtttttatttgtttaattgcAGTTTTGTTTTGACTGTTTTCTGCCCCTCTTTGGGAAACTGGATGAAATGTTTTCTGTACTAGCAGTTCAGGTAAGACAAAACAGGGCTCCAGACTAATTTTTACTATGAGCATTGTAGCccctaacaaaaaaaaatgtagatgcaCACGCAGGAAATGTAGGGGCGCACAACTTAAATCGACCTTCAGTTTTTCACATTTCCCCTCACTGTTCTACTGATAAATGCTTTGGTAATGAATACCTAAACTACAatgtgctgttttattttagtttacagtcacattttaattgaatggtcattaacaaatgcacattcagaaatgtaaacaaagtatTAATATTGTCAGTATACTGTATTATTGCCTCATACaagctctccctccctcctttctgtctctttttttgtttacactgAAATAATCATATCTAAGTGTTTAAAATTCCATGGAACTGAGAGTATCTAGACTAACTAAGTATCTAACACCATGTGTGGGAAATATTGAGTAATAAGGGAgccagagggagagagaagctcacaacactcacacaagcACTATTTGTTTTTACGTGGTAAATAGTTATATATTTAGCAtctatgtgtattttttttctccatggaAGCAGTCTCCACTCTCTGCTGTCACATTTCTACCTCTTTCACCCAAGTGAGAATGCAGTTCAGCAGTGTGTAACAAATTTCTATGCTGAcgtttaaaaatgcaaataaaacagtGAATGCACTACAGCACTGCCGAGGCCTATCAACACAGCTCCGCCGACCGGAAGTGCACGCAAAATGGGTTGAGATGTAAACAAAGTGAGGGAAAGAGTGGAAGGCCAACAGGATCTACGAGTCACTCGTGGGTCTCGCTTTTGCAACCAGTAGTGGCGTTGCTTTTAGCGCATGCATGTTAGTGGCCGTGAAAAAATGTAGAtatttaatttcctttaaacAGCATATGGAATACAACTTTGTTTCATCAACTCAATCACACTTACCTTTTTTAAGGCTTCTTTCCAGGCAGTCGCTGATTGTGAGGCGTCTCTCTGTCAAGAAGTCGCAGAACACTCTGGAGCAGAAGGCCTGTCGCAATGACTCAAGACCTGCTAGACGCGTCTTAGTGCTGAGCGAGACATACAATCAGAGACAAGAAGCAAGTTGGGGACCAAGGTTGGGGTTAAtaggaagattttttttgtaacatcACTTCCTGCAATATCAATTACGGCCTGGTGTTGCACAGCACACTTCCTGTATATTCCTGACATTTCCTATATTCATTACCGATAGTGACTAGACAAAAGTTATACATAACCTTACCTCTTATCCATCAGGTTGTCTATACACTGCTTGAGTTTATCTTCCGTTTCCTCCTGGGCAGTCTGCTCATCCACCTGCTCTCCTCCTGTGTTTGGCCAGTCAACACACAGAATTTTGTTGTATGGAAGCTTTAGTTTAGAGTGAACTCACACAAGCTTTACGGTCACACCGCAAAAACCGTTGGCTGCATTAATTTCCTTTGGTGTATGTAAGCAGTTCTTTGGCTATTAACCACGATAAACAGGATTGTAAAAGGCATGCGTATGAATTATTTGCATTTATGCACAAACCTGTGCCCTCTTCCAGCACAGAGGTACTTTCACTGGCACTGCTGCAGTGGCTGAGAATATCAGACGTCAGCTCATCATCACTGGCCCCTGACTCTCCTTTCACCCCATTTTTAAAAcctagagaaagaaaaaagacagatgGGGAAATAGTGAGACAAGGGAATAATTAAGGAGGGGGCGGAGGTTAAAAAGACAGAGGTGGGAAAGGAGAGACAAAGGGTGGTGTTAAATTTACATGGAGgagaaatatttgtaaaaattcAAAACTCACACTTGGAATCTAAGTTAACACAGAAGCTCTGACTTTTGAGTTCTATCAAAGAAGCAAAT from Etheostoma spectabile isolate EspeVRDwgs_2016 chromosome 7, UIUC_Espe_1.0, whole genome shotgun sequence includes the following:
- the ifrd2 gene encoding interferon-related developmental regulator 2 isoform X2, which encodes MPRSKKGKRGSGKPGFKNGVKGESGASDDELTSDILSHCSSASESTSVLEEGTGGEQVDEQTAQEETEDKLKQCIDNLMDKSTKTRLAGLESLRQAFCSRVFCDFLTERRLTISDCLERSLKKGGVEEQAAAATVFTLLCIQLGGGDEAEEGFKLLRPIFTAILTDNSASIAARQSCARALGLCCYVSTAEEGEDLIKSLALLESVFMSSYPNRDGTLPTPKPGSPGLHSAALQAWSLLVTLCPTSRLTVLLDLHLPKLQACLQSSDVNYRIAVGETIALLVELGRDIDEEFEVEDNEGLSQCLKSLATDSNKHRAKNDRRKQRSIFREVLHYIESEDFTEEKIQFGVESVYIDGWMRRRIYDAFKEILESGVRHHLQFNPLLRDIFGLGPPLILDATVKSNKISRFEKHLFNSAAFKARTKQRNKVRDKRADVM
- the ifrd2 gene encoding interferon-related developmental regulator 2 isoform X1, with the protein product MPRSKKGKRGSGKPGSLRQEVLQLQLSAKASLKGFKNGVKGESGASDDELTSDILSHCSSASESTSVLEEGTGGEQVDEQTAQEETEDKLKQCIDNLMDKSTKTRLAGLESLRQAFCSRVFCDFLTERRLTISDCLERSLKKGGVEEQAAAATVFTLLCIQLGGGDEAEEGFKLLRPIFTAILTDNSASIAARQSCARALGLCCYVSTAEEGEDLIKSLALLESVFMSSYPNRDGTLPTPKPGSPGLHSAALQAWSLLVTLCPTSRLTVLLDLHLPKLQACLQSSDVNYRIAVGETIALLVELGRDIDEEFEVEDNEGLSQCLKSLATDSNKHRAKNDRRKQRSIFREVLHYIESEDFTEEKIQFGVESVYIDGWMRRRIYDAFKEILESGVRHHLQFNPLLRDIFGLGPPLILDATVKSNKISRFEKHLFNSAAFKARTKQRNKVRDKRADVM